In [Leptolyngbya] sp. PCC 7376, a genomic segment contains:
- a CDS encoding ABC transporter ATP-binding protein, whose amino-acid sequence MGSKPSIITQIFGWLQPSVGNWEQFKQPSEGFIEFRNLSKGFTEGLTERQVLNNLSMAFEQGQFIVLLGQSGSGKSTLLNLISGIERPSSGTVLIDGVPITELNERDCTLFRRDQIGIIFQFFNLIPTLTVLENVTLPQELAGRSPADVESQALALLSKVGLGDRSEAFPDKLSGGQQQRVAIARALVHEPRLILADEPTGNLDEDTGKTVLELLLDLTRNANKTLIMATHNPEIATYADKVLRVHEGHLEDATAEFQRREVATL is encoded by the coding sequence ATGGGTTCAAAGCCATCGATCATCACGCAGATATTCGGTTGGTTGCAACCATCTGTCGGCAATTGGGAGCAATTTAAGCAGCCATCTGAAGGTTTTATTGAATTCCGAAATCTCAGCAAAGGTTTCACTGAAGGCTTGACCGAAAGACAGGTGCTTAATAATTTATCGATGGCTTTCGAACAGGGACAATTTATTGTGCTGCTTGGGCAAAGTGGTAGCGGTAAGAGCACATTGCTAAATTTGATTAGCGGTATTGAACGACCAAGCTCTGGGACGGTGCTAATCGATGGTGTACCGATTACGGAGTTAAATGAACGCGATTGCACGTTATTTCGTCGGGATCAGATTGGTATTATTTTTCAGTTTTTTAATCTCATTCCAACCTTAACTGTCCTCGAAAATGTGACGTTGCCGCAAGAGCTGGCAGGTCGTTCCCCTGCTGATGTTGAATCTCAGGCTCTTGCTCTTCTGTCCAAAGTTGGGTTGGGCGATCGCAGTGAAGCTTTCCCTGATAAACTCTCCGGCGGGCAACAACAACGGGTGGCGATCGCCCGCGCTTTGGTTCATGAGCCACGTTTGATTTTGGCAGATGAACCAACAGGCAATCTCGACGAAGATACCGGCAAAACAGTTTTAGAATTACTCCTCGACTTGACCCGCAATGCCAATAAAACTCTGATTATGGCGACCCATAATCCCGAAATTGCAACCTATGCAGACAAAGTACTGCGGGTGCATGAAGGCCATCTCGAAGATGCCACAGCAGAGTTCCAACGTCGAGAGGTCGCGACTCTCTAA
- a CDS encoding EI24 domain-containing protein — MQPMPIAIFKGASYPFRAVRMFSRHPHLLQYLAIPMAVNIVVGVLLYTFSLRWAWRTAGNGYVWIDTFFNGLISRLPQWLQWLDYGAHALAVVLGIIFIAAIFIVIGLILVQFGTLLGAPWYGQLSEQIEKLRTSRVEVIEIGIVRDLSRAILFELKKLALIITATPFLFGINFVPVAGSIISSIGGTTLTLTLICLDFFDAPLERRRLPFRRKLGIVYRAFPASAGFGFVCLALVSVPLINLITIPICVASGTLFVCDRLLNKLPQRTEAPSSEEIPQESV; from the coding sequence ATGCAACCTATGCCCATCGCCATTTTTAAAGGTGCCAGTTACCCATTCCGCGCCGTCAGAATGTTTTCGCGTCACCCTCATCTGTTGCAGTATCTCGCAATTCCCATGGCGGTCAATATTGTTGTTGGCGTTCTGCTGTATACATTTTCGCTACGGTGGGCATGGCGTACCGCAGGCAATGGCTATGTTTGGATTGACACCTTTTTCAATGGCTTAATTAGTCGGTTACCCCAATGGTTGCAATGGTTAGATTATGGTGCTCATGCTCTGGCGGTCGTACTTGGGATTATTTTTATCGCCGCAATTTTTATTGTGATTGGTTTAATCTTGGTGCAATTTGGAACACTGCTCGGCGCACCTTGGTATGGTCAACTGTCGGAACAGATCGAAAAACTTCGGACTAGTCGTGTTGAGGTGATTGAAATTGGCATTGTGCGAGATTTGAGTCGAGCCATTCTGTTTGAACTAAAAAAATTAGCGCTTATTATTACGGCTACACCATTTCTCTTTGGCATCAACTTTGTTCCAGTTGCTGGCAGCATCATTTCATCTATTGGTGGTACCACGCTAACCCTCACCCTCATTTGTCTTGACTTTTTTGATGCGCCCCTAGAACGTCGTCGTTTACCTTTTCGCCGAAAACTAGGGATTGTCTATCGTGCCTTTCCCGCCAGTGCTGGATTTGGATTTGTTTGTTTAGCCTTGGTCAGTGTGCCGTTAATTAATCTGATCACCATTCCCATCTGTGTCGCTTCTGGAACGCTTTTTGTATGCGATCGCCTCTTAAATAAACTGCCGCAACGAACAGAAGCGCCATCATCAGAAGAAATTCCGCAAGAATCGGTGTAA
- a CDS encoding SDR family oxidoreductase — protein sequence MKIAIIGCGYVGRTIAKRWKAVGHELTVTTTSSEKVSQLADLAHRVKVIEGSDQDALRELCEGQEVILLSVGSKGGRTEENYRRSYLQTAQNLRDALRTNSTVKQVIYTSSYSVVGNHDGAWVDESTPDQPANIFAEILREVEQTLMEIQTGDRHVCILRLGGIYGEGREILKIFRRAMGTTKAGKGAEYGNWIHLADIVRGIEFAREKQLSGLFNLVADEPMQRREMLDRLAKKYNLDPVLWDEAKPSDRIFNVRVSNQKLRDQGFLLAYPTIQL from the coding sequence ATGAAGATTGCAATTATTGGGTGTGGTTATGTTGGACGGACGATCGCCAAACGATGGAAAGCAGTGGGACATGAGCTGACAGTCACGACCACAAGCTCCGAAAAAGTCTCCCAACTCGCTGATCTTGCCCATCGCGTCAAAGTGATCGAAGGGTCTGATCAAGATGCCTTGCGGGAACTTTGTGAAGGTCAAGAAGTAATTTTGCTGAGCGTTGGCTCCAAAGGCGGACGTACTGAAGAAAATTATCGCCGTTCCTATCTCCAAACTGCCCAAAATCTCCGTGATGCCCTACGCACGAACAGCACCGTTAAACAAGTCATTTACACTAGCAGCTATTCTGTCGTCGGAAACCATGATGGCGCATGGGTAGATGAATCCACTCCCGATCAGCCCGCCAATATTTTTGCTGAAATTTTGCGCGAAGTCGAACAAACTCTCATGGAAATACAAACAGGCGATCGCCATGTCTGTATTTTGCGATTGGGGGGTATTTATGGTGAAGGACGCGAAATCCTCAAAATTTTCCGGCGGGCGATGGGTACAACAAAAGCAGGCAAAGGCGCAGAATACGGTAACTGGATTCACTTAGCCGATATTGTTCGAGGCATAGAATTTGCCCGCGAGAAGCAGTTGTCTGGACTGTTTAACCTTGTGGCGGATGAACCCATGCAACGGCGAGAAATGTTAGATCGCCTCGCAAAAAAATATAATTTAGATCCAGTCCTTTGGGATGAAGCTAAGCCTTCTGACCGTATCTTCAATGTGCGTGTCTCCAACCAAAAACTCAGAGACCAAGGCTTTTTGCTCGCATATCCAACCATTCAGCTCTAA
- a CDS encoding IS6 family transposase, whose protein sequence is MDCPHCHSTEFSLLQQRTNLGYHRFRCKICRRTYNERTATPFNFVEVPTDIIFEVLFVRVRYKLSYRDVAEFYLLRGFQFSHETVRDWEERFLPYFTEHIREKRRGKIGQVWFVDETYVKVSGRWCYLYRGIDQDGNLVDVRLSDKRDMAGTKAFFEMAREISGESPEQVFTDGLKSYPRAIDEELGKEVEHQVIGCQGNPVEQSHRGQKDRYYPTLGFGALESAQRFCQAFDEVNNVLRPRRQMREFVSLSEQRDRFFHGVEALHNIFNAT, encoded by the coding sequence ATGGACTGTCCTCATTGTCATTCAACAGAATTTTCTCTCCTTCAACAAAGAACTAACCTTGGTTACCATCGCTTTCGCTGTAAAATCTGCCGTCGCACCTATAACGAGCGCACTGCAACCCCTTTCAATTTTGTTGAAGTTCCAACAGACATTATCTTCGAAGTGTTATTCGTTCGAGTCAGATATAAACTCAGCTATCGAGATGTCGCTGAATTCTATTTGCTTCGCGGATTTCAATTCAGCCATGAAACTGTTCGGGACTGGGAGGAGCGTTTCCTGCCTTATTTCACCGAACACATTCGAGAAAAACGACGAGGAAAAATAGGGCAAGTCTGGTTTGTTGATGAAACTTATGTCAAAGTTTCTGGGCGATGGTGCTATCTATACCGTGGCATTGATCAAGATGGCAATCTTGTGGATGTGAGGCTCTCTGATAAACGGGACATGGCAGGGACTAAAGCCTTTTTTGAAATGGCCAGAGAGATATCAGGGGAAAGTCCCGAGCAAGTCTTTACTGATGGTCTTAAGTCATACCCCAGAGCCATTGATGAAGAATTAGGAAAAGAGGTGGAGCATCAAGTGATTGGCTGTCAGGGTAATCCAGTGGAGCAAAGTCATCGTGGCCAGAAAGACCGATATTATCCGACTCTTGGATTTGGAGCCTTGGAATCAGCCCAGAGATTCTGTCAGGCTTTTGATGAGGTGAATAATGTTCTGAGACCTCGTCGTCAAATGAGAGAATTCGTGTCTCTATCTGAACAAAGAGATAGATTCTTTCATGGAGTGGAAGCATTACACAACATTTTCAATGCTACTTAA
- a CDS encoding PTPA-CTERM sorting domain-containing protein encodes MVVTGFVATSMLSADPVDALTFDFSYRFESGDVLSGVLEGNILTDEEDVVIVSEITSSFFNSTNLGGKEVVNFFPETDLGLGNIFLGLEPLTPIVTFSGFGMDLFACDSFSFDGPGFPNIDDSECDTGFFTFAFGEGFIGNAAFGEAFNAERWSLTPVPTPATVLPILTGLFGAASKRRQENA; translated from the coding sequence ATGGTTGTAACTGGTTTCGTTGCAACTAGTATGTTGAGTGCAGATCCTGTAGATGCTTTAACCTTCGACTTTTCCTATAGATTTGAGTCAGGCGACGTCCTTTCTGGTGTTCTCGAGGGGAACATTCTTACAGATGAAGAAGATGTTGTTATCGTTTCAGAAATTACAAGCTCTTTCTTTAATAGCACAAATCTTGGTGGCAAAGAAGTTGTCAACTTTTTCCCAGAAACAGACCTTGGTTTAGGTAATATTTTTCTGGGTCTTGAGCCACTAACACCTATTGTCACCTTTAGTGGTTTCGGGATGGATTTATTTGCCTGTGACAGTTTTAGTTTTGACGGACCTGGATTCCCAAATATAGATGATAGTGAATGCGATACAGGCTTTTTCACTTTTGCTTTTGGAGAAGGTTTTATCGGTAATGCTGCGTTTGGAGAAGCATTCAATGCAGAACGCTGGTCATTAACTCCTGTTCCAACTCCTGCAACAGTACTTCCCATTCTGACTGGTCTTTTCGGTGCGGCATCTAAACGTAGGCAAGAAAACGCTTAA
- a CDS encoding filamentous hemagglutinin N-terminal domain-containing protein, with product MKTISCLGASIVFFSISCLQLSNSAQITPDTTLGADASFVTPDVLLDSQTVDLIQGGVVKDNNLLHSFIKFNVAAGKNVYFENPVATQAIFSRVTGDNASEIFGTLGVNGNANLFLFNPNGIIFGVDANLDISGSFLATTATEIEQIDGELLNIVSANVNDLLSINPNTLFQNALRNYQGQIRSDSNLIVGERLHFSANGSLEIKGDVRATKSISLLTTNGNIITANLDSSLSDSISGDGGDIRISTDIGDIATKNIKSFSFNESESSSSLTGNGGNISLLTTIGDISTEDIQSYAFAASKPSFSSAGHGGDIRIATTTGNISTGKIESFSFSLSEAEDSSVSGDGGEISISTDIGDVLTSEIRSFSLSEAEGSSVSGNGGEISISTNTGDIVTEKTEVNSIESFSFSTSKSSFSSAGNGGHINFATSIGGISTIDLKSFSFAFSESSSSSAKNGGDISFFATIGDIKIDEIESFSTSNSKLSSSAGDGGDISLLTTIGDIQTANIKSFSITDSGDSSVSGDGGIIIMSTDTGNILTKELSSISIAASNVNSSSLSGDAGDIKISINLGDIITDEILSFSSSSLAESSISGNGGNVNLSTINGNILIKDIQSFSLSDSKSGNGADITLLVTEEGNISTKNDAIFFSGSVARSGSSGNSGSVFLQTQNNISNLEISTLSPDSQSGVVEIIGNEYLELNNVDIITRPTLAITNPLDLNNPLVIDLSTVGQSGDIFLTSSEDLILNNSSVLSETNGSKPAGNVFVRSPGIITLNQSSITSDTNNTGKAGSIQFDSSILNVFNDSQIFARTSDSGDGGTVTVNASQAVNLGQESQDSSPILSVETSSLGRAGDIIINTPLLNVFDGARITAISTETSTNQDGGGSITLNADQMNLRGQVGIFAETQGEAPAGRLLLQPYQNNPNLLIALFTGSKISASTSGSGKGGDLVIVATNQVNINGAGILSVETTSSGDAGTIDISSKNLIIRDGVTLTASTSGSGDGGFIKFTVADDINILDSSVEAITKSGSTGKGGSIDIDPRNVNFTNSNIAVNSQGQGVGGDILLVADFLRLDNSDLTTETFSSDGGNVNLDIGRFFSLANGSNVTATAGRERLAGNGGNITIFSPIITAPLDQDNNIRAEAFAGTGGNIFIRTIGLSGLDFTGTDIPIRNDITASSGVVGLDGTVTIDEQQTESDDLPEDLIDADSLIEQNVCAIENDQIAGGSSLTIEGKGGLPMSLEGNASIRTPILSYLTSSGNIQDMISKDFPTHTTSLSKIRPIMIEEISLARGWQRFSDGKMELVSDIFLPSIQNISSHPDCLTTR from the coding sequence GTGAAAACTATTTCTTGTCTCGGTGCTTCAATTGTTTTTTTCTCTATTTCTTGCTTGCAGCTCTCAAATTCAGCACAGATTACCCCAGATACAACATTAGGAGCTGATGCTTCATTTGTTACTCCCGACGTTCTTCTTGATAGTCAAACCGTTGATTTAATTCAAGGTGGTGTAGTAAAAGACAATAATTTACTTCATAGTTTTATCAAATTTAATGTTGCCGCAGGAAAAAATGTTTATTTTGAAAATCCTGTAGCAACTCAAGCAATTTTTAGTCGAGTTACGGGGGATAATGCTTCCGAAATTTTTGGAACTCTGGGAGTAAATGGCAACGCAAATTTATTCTTATTCAATCCTAACGGCATTATTTTTGGGGTTGATGCAAATCTTGACATTAGTGGATCATTCCTCGCCACTACTGCGACTGAAATTGAGCAGATTGATGGAGAGCTATTAAATATTGTTAGTGCTAATGTTAATGATTTATTATCTATTAATCCTAATACTTTATTTCAAAATGCCTTGCGTAATTATCAAGGGCAAATCAGAAGTGACTCAAATTTAATAGTCGGAGAACGTTTACATTTTTCTGCAAATGGGTCTTTAGAAATAAAAGGAGATGTAAGAGCGACAAAAAGTATTAGTCTTCTGACGACAAATGGCAATATCATAACGGCCAATCTTGACTCTTCTTTATCTGACTCAATATCTGGGGATGGAGGAGATATAAGAATATCTACTGATATTGGTGATATTGCTACAAAAAATATTAAATCCTTTTCTTTTAATGAGTCTGAATCATCTTCCTCGTTAACGGGAAATGGAGGAAATATTAGTCTTCTTACAACTATAGGTGATATTTCTACTGAAGATATTCAATCCTATGCTTTTGCCGCTTCTAAACCCTCTTTTTCATCTGCTGGTCATGGAGGAGATATTCGTATTGCTACAACTACAGGGAACATATCCACTGGGAAAATTGAATCCTTTTCTTTTTCTTTATCAGAGGCTGAGGACTCTTCAGTTTCTGGTGATGGTGGAGAGATAAGTATCTCTACTGATATAGGTGATGTTTTAACTAGTGAAATCCGTTCATTTTCATTATCAGAGGCTGAGGGCTCTTCAGTTTCTGGAAATGGTGGCGAGATAAGTATTTCTACCAATACAGGTGATATTGTCACCGAAAAGACTGAAGTTAATAGTATTGAATCTTTCTCTTTTTCTACTTCTAAGTCATCTTTTTCGTCTGCTGGAAATGGCGGCCATATTAATTTCGCTACATCCATAGGTGGTATTTCCACTATTGATCTCAAATCTTTCTCTTTTGCTTTTTCTGAATCATCATCGTCATCAGCTAAAAATGGCGGCGATATTAGTTTCTTTGCAACTATAGGTGATATAAAAATCGATGAAATCGAATCTTTTTCCACCTCTAACTCAAAGTTGTCATCCTCAGCTGGAGACGGAGGAGATATTAGTTTGTTGACAACTATAGGTGATATCCAAACTGCAAATATAAAATCTTTTTCCATTACAGATTCAGGTGACTCTTCAGTTTCTGGTGATGGAGGAATAATTATTATGTCTACGGATACAGGCAATATCCTGACTAAGGAGCTTAGCTCTATTTCTATTGCTGCTTCTAATGTAAATAGTTCTTCTCTTTCTGGTGATGCAGGAGATATAAAAATTTCTATTAATCTAGGTGATATTATCACTGATGAAATACTCTCTTTTTCATCATCTAGTCTTGCCGAATCTTCAATATCTGGAAACGGTGGCAATGTCAATCTATCTACCATTAATGGAAATATTCTTATTAAAGATATCCAGTCTTTTTCTCTTTCAGACTCTAAATCTGGAAATGGTGCAGATATTACCTTATTGGTTACAGAAGAGGGAAATATCTCAACTAAGAATGATGCGATATTCTTCTCTGGTTCAGTTGCTAGATCTGGCAGTTCTGGTAATAGTGGGAGTGTTTTTCTCCAGACCCAAAATAATATTAGTAATCTTGAAATATCCACTCTTTCTCCAGATTCGCAGTCAGGCGTAGTTGAGATTATCGGGAATGAGTATTTAGAGTTGAATAATGTCGATATTATTACTAGACCTACATTGGCAATTACAAATCCACTGGATCTTAATAACCCATTAGTTATTGATCTCAGTACTGTTGGTCAGTCGGGGGATATTTTTCTCACTAGCTCAGAAGATTTGATACTCAATAATAGTTCGGTGCTCAGTGAGACTAACGGGAGTAAACCAGCAGGAAATGTTTTTGTCCGAAGCCCAGGTATTATCACCTTAAACCAAAGTTCTATAACAAGTGATACAAACAATACTGGTAAAGCTGGAAGTATTCAATTTGACTCATCAATCTTGAATGTTTTTAATGATAGTCAAATCTTTGCACGTACCTCCGACTCAGGAGATGGAGGCACAGTAACAGTAAATGCATCTCAAGCTGTGAACCTTGGGCAAGAATCGCAAGATTCATCTCCAATACTTTCTGTCGAAACATCTAGTTTAGGTAGAGCAGGAGACATTATTATCAATACACCATTATTAAATGTATTTGACGGTGCTCGAATTACAGCAATATCAACAGAAACGTCAACTAATCAAGATGGTGGGGGCAGCATTACTCTTAATGCTGATCAAATGAATCTGAGAGGACAAGTAGGAATCTTCGCAGAAACTCAAGGGGAAGCTCCAGCCGGTCGCCTATTGCTGCAACCTTATCAGAATAATCCTAATCTCTTGATTGCTCTCTTTACAGGATCAAAAATTTCTGCATCAACATCAGGTAGTGGTAAGGGAGGCGATTTAGTGATTGTTGCGACAAACCAAGTAAATATTAATGGGGCGGGAATTCTATCAGTAGAGACAACTTCTAGCGGAGATGCCGGCACTATAGATATTTCCTCAAAGAATCTAATCATCAGAGACGGTGTTACTTTAACTGCTTCCACTTCAGGGAGTGGAGATGGAGGATTTATCAAATTTACAGTTGCGGATGATATCAATATTTTAGATAGTTCAGTAGAAGCAATTACGAAATCAGGCTCCACAGGAAAAGGTGGCAGCATTGACATTGACCCTCGTAATGTTAACTTCACTAATTCAAACATTGCTGTGAATTCTCAAGGTCAAGGTGTTGGTGGAGATATTTTGCTGGTTGCAGATTTCCTCCGTTTAGATAATTCAGATCTAACAACAGAAACGTTTAGTAGTGATGGTGGTAATGTAAATCTTGATATTGGAAGGTTTTTCTCTTTAGCCAACGGCAGTAATGTTACGGCTACGGCTGGGCGCGAACGACTAGCAGGTAATGGCGGCAATATTACTATTTTTTCACCAATTATTACAGCCCCGCTTGATCAAGATAACAATATTCGAGCCGAGGCTTTTGCCGGAACTGGCGGCAATATTTTTATTCGTACAATAGGACTTTCAGGACTAGACTTTACGGGTACGGATATCCCAATCCGTAATGATATTACAGCTTCCTCGGGAGTTGTTGGGCTCGATGGGACTGTGACCATTGATGAGCAGCAAACGGAATCTGACGATTTACCCGAAGACTTGATTGATGCAGATAGTCTAATTGAGCAAAATGTCTGTGCGATTGAAAATGACCAAATCGCTGGCGGGAGTTCGCTTACAATTGAAGGTAAAGGTGGCTTGCCGATGAGTCTAGAAGGAAATGCAAGTATTCGTACTCCTATACTTAGCTATCTGACAAGCTCCGGAAATATTCAAGATATGATCTCCAAAGATTTCCCTACCCATACGACCTCACTGTCAAAAATAAGGCCAATAATGATTGAAGAAATTTCGTTAGCTAGAGGATGGCAAAGATTTTCAGACGGAAAAATGGAACTAGTTAGTGATATTTTTTTACCTTCAATACAAAATATTTCATCACATCCCGACTGTTTAACTACACGATGA
- a CDS encoding IS6 family transposase, whose translation MDCPHCDSTRFSVLQRKTNLGYDRFQCKTCHRTYNERTATPFNFIEVPTDIVFEVLFCRIRYKLSYRDVAEFYLLRGFQFSHETVRDWEERFLPYFTEHIREKRRGKIGQVWFVDETYVQVSGRWCYLYRGIDQDGNLVDVRLSDKRDMAGTKAFFEMAREISGESPEQVFTDGLKSYPRAIDEELGKEVEHQVIGCQGNPVEQSHRGQKDRYYPTLGFGALESAQRFCQAFDEVNNVLRPRRQMGEVVSSSERRDRFLQRIEALHSIFNAA comes from the coding sequence ATGGACTGCCCTCATTGTGACTCGACAAGATTTTCAGTCCTACAACGAAAGACTAACCTTGGTTACGATCGCTTTCAGTGTAAAACTTGCCATCGCACCTATAACGAGCGCACTGCAACACCTTTCAATTTCATTGAAGTGCCTACAGACATCGTCTTTGAAGTTCTATTCTGTCGAATCAGATATAAACTCAGCTATCGCGATGTCGCTGAATTCTATTTGCTTCGTGGATTTCAATTCAGCCATGAAACTGTTCGGGACTGGGAGGAGCGTTTCCTGCCTTATTTCACCGAACACATTCGAGAAAAACGACGAGGAAAAATAGGGCAAGTCTGGTTTGTTGATGAAACTTATGTCCAAGTTTCTGGGCGATGGTGCTATCTATACCGTGGCATTGATCAAGATGGCAATCTTGTGGATGTGAGGCTCTCTGATAAACGGGACATGGCAGGGACTAAAGCCTTTTTTGAAATGGCCAGAGAGATATCAGGGGAAAGTCCCGAGCAAGTCTTTACTGATGGTCTTAAGTCATACCCCAGAGCCATTGATGAAGAATTAGGAAAAGAGGTGGAGCATCAAGTGATTGGCTGTCAGGGTAATCCAGTGGAACAAAGTCATCGTGGCCAGAAAGACCGATATTATCCGACTCTTGGATTTGGAGCCTTGGAATCAGCCCAGAGATTCTGTCAGGCTTTTGATGAGGTGAATAATGTTCTGAGACCTCGTCGTCAAATGGGAGAAGTAGTGTCTTCGTCTGAACGAAGAGATAGGTTTCTCCAAAGAATCGAAGCATTACACAGCATTTTCAATGCCGCTTAA